CTCGATCGTCTACCTGGAGCGGCTGGACCGGCAGCGCGACCGCTTCGACTTGCATGTCGGCGCGGTCGGGCTCGATGCCGGCTATGCGACATCAGGCATCGCCAAGGGACTGGAGGACAGAAAAATCCTCGGCGTCACCGGCTATCGCAATCCCACCCCACCCAAGGACGGGATGATGCGCAAATCGAAGTTCGTGTTCGAGCCCGAGACGGACGGCTATCGCTGCCCCGAGGGCCAGTTGCTGACCTATGCCACCACCGACCGCAACGGCTACAAGCACTACCGCTCCGATCCTGCCATCTGCCGAAACTGCCCGCTGCTTGCCTCCTGCACGTCCAATGCCAAGGCTGAGCGCACCATCACCCGCCATGTCTGGCAAGACGCCCGAGAACGAACAGATGCCAACAGAAAGACACCCTGGGGCAAGGCAATCTATAAGCGGCGAAAAGAGACCGTCGAACGTTCCTTTGCCGACGCCAAACAACTTCACGGCCACCGCTACGCCCGCTTCCGAGGCCTCGTCAGAGTCCGCTGCCAATGCCTGCTGGCCGCTGCCGCCCAGAACATCAAGAAGATCACCATAGCGCTGACCAAGACCCCAAAGCCAGCCTGGGGATAAGGCCAGACAGCCGTAATTCTCATCAGACCAACCTCATCGGCAAAACGTCACTTCACCGGGCGTTCCGACAAAAAACCGCCGACAAAATCGACGGGTTTGTCAGCGGTCTGAGCCCGCGGTATCAAACCGCGGGCTCTTTTTTCACTCGGGAACGGCGCGACGCGTCAGGAAATCCAGCATGCGGTTCTCATTCGCCCGAAGCCCCCGCAAGGGCTCGGTATTCCCCTCCTCCAGCGTCTCGTCTGTAGCCGAAAGTGCGATAATCTCCGGATGGATGTAGCTGGAGCGCGAGATCGCCGGCGTATTATGCAGGACTTCGGCCGCCGCTTCCGACATTTCCTTGACGGTCGGCCGTCGTCCTTCCGACACGGCACTTCGGACCGCATCGAAGGCGGCGAGCGAACCTGCCCATGTCCGGAAGGTCTTGGCAGAGATTGCAATACCCGAGATATCAGCAAGATAGGCATTCAGCCGACCGGAATCGATCGGCTTCAGCGCGCCGGTCTCATCCTTCCAGACGAAGAGCTGCCTGCCTGGAAGGTCCGATATCTCCTCCAGGATTTTCTGCAGGCGTGGATGTTTAAGGCTGCGTTGTACGCGCTTGCCGCCCTTGGCGCGGAACTTCAGCTCTATACGGCCATCGACGATCTTCAGATGGCGCTTGAGCAGCGTCGTTGCACCATAGGTGCCGTTTTCCTTGACATAGGCCTGGTTGCCGACGCGCAGATGCGCTTCGTCCAGCAGTATCGTCAGCGCCGCAAGCACGCCGTTGATATCTTCCGCGCCGGTATCGAGATGATGCAGGACCGTTCGCCGGATCTTCGGGAGCGCCCGGCCGAACTCGATCAGCTGATAAAACTTGCCGGCACTTCGGAAAGATTGCCAATCCTTGTGGTAGCGGTACTGTTTGCGGCCACGCGCATCATAGCCCGTCGCCTGCAGATGACCGTTCTCGTCAATGCAGATCCACACATTTTCGTAGGCTGGTGGCAAGCCGAGCGCGCGGATGCGCGCCCGCTGGATTTCGTCGGCCAGTGTTTTCCCGTCCGGCAACGTATAGCTGAAGCCCTTGCCCTTTCGTCGTCTGCGAATACCCGGTTCGGTATCGCTGACATAGATCAGGCCAAGCTCGGTGATGACGTCGGCATTCATTGCTTGTTATGAATCCGTCACCTGCTCCGCCGACCGAAGTGGAACCATCTGCGGCGCTCCGCCTTGCTTGCGTCTTTTGGCGGTTTGGTCTGCCCCTTCGGCGCAAAGACTGCAATGCTTTGGGCATAAACCATGACGGGACCCTCCTGCTCATGGAGCTTGAAAGCATCCTCCTCTGCGCCGGTATCGAGGACACGCGCCCAGTGCTTCAGGCCGTTGACCTCCGGCAAACGTACCTCGCAATCGCCGCCGGCGTTGAAGACCAGATAGAGATCGTCCATCTCCTCGGTATCGGGGGAATGCGCACTCTTCGAAAGATAGACGCCGAGCACTTGCAGCCCATCATCGTTCCAGGCGCCATCGTCCATGAAATTGGCATCCGGCTTGTACCAGGCGATTTCGATGCGGCCGTCCTCGGAACTGTCGCCGGTCAGAAAGCGCTCCTGCCTCA
The window above is part of the Rhizobium sp. WYJ-E13 genome. Proteins encoded here:
- a CDS encoding DNA topoisomerase IB, whose translation is MNADVITELGLIYVSDTEPGIRRRRKGKGFSYTLPDGKTLADEIQRARIRALGLPPAYENVWICIDENGHLQATGYDARGRKQYRYHKDWQSFRSAGKFYQLIEFGRALPKIRRTVLHHLDTGAEDINGVLAALTILLDEAHLRVGNQAYVKENGTYGATTLLKRHLKIVDGRIELKFRAKGGKRVQRSLKHPRLQKILEEISDLPGRQLFVWKDETGALKPIDSGRLNAYLADISGIAISAKTFRTWAGSLAAFDAVRSAVSEGRRPTVKEMSEAAAEVLHNTPAISRSSYIHPEIIALSATDETLEEGNTEPLRGLRANENRMLDFLTRRAVPE